The sequence CACGGACCGCTTCCAGCTCGCCCTCCAGGTGAAGCCCGGTGACACCGTGCCGGAGCTCACCGAGGCCGCGATTCACCAGCGCTTCCAGGAAGGGGCCCGCCCTGGCGTCAGGCTGCGCCTGCACGACGCGAGCTGGCTGTCCGTGTACCGCCCCAACGCGCGCATGGTGGACCGCTACCGCGTGGGCCGCGTCTTCATCGCGGGCGACGCCGCGCACGTGCACCCGCCCACGGGAGGCCAGGGGCTCAACACGGGCGTGCAGGATGCCTACAACCTGGGCTGGAAGCTGGGCCACGTGCTCCAGGGTGCGGACCCTTCCCTGCTCGACACCTACGAGGCGGAGCGGCTGCCCGTCGCCGCGCAGGTGCTCGGGCTGTCGTCGAAGCTGTTCGACGGAATGCGGCAGGGGCGCATGAAAGCCATGAAGCGGGGCGACGAGGTGCGGCAGTTGAGCCTGAGCTATCGCGGCGGTCCGCTCGCGCTGGAGGCCCCCGGCGATACGGCCCGAGTGCAGGCCGGTGACCGCGCCCCGGACTCGCCGGGCGTGGATGCCCAGGGCAAACCTGTCCGACTGTCGGACAGGTTTCGCGGCCCGCACTGGACGCTGCTCGCCTTCGGCCCGGGCCCTTCGGACCTTCACGCGCGCTTCGGTGACACCGTGCGCGTCGTCCGCGTCCTCCCGAGGGGAGCGAGCCCTGAAGCCCATGCCCTGCTCGACACGGACGGCCACGCGCACCGGACCTATGACGTGGCACCGGGCACGGGCGCGCTCATCCTGGTGCGCCCGGATGGCTACGTGGGACACGCGTCCCGGCCCGGCGACCTCGCGGCGCTGGAGCGCTTCCTGACGCCGCTCCTGCCCCGGCCCTCCTCGCGAGCAATCCCATCCAGGCACCTGGGCGTAACCACCGCCCAGCCACCTGCGTAGTGGGAGCAACGCTGTCGGGCTTCACGATTCCGCGAGGCCCAGGGAGACTCCCGCCATGTCCATCCGCTCCTTTCGTGGAAGCGCCGCCTGCGCCGCGCTCGGTCTGCTCACGCTGTCCGCCTGCGGCTCCGGCGACGACACCGACCCGTCCTCCCGGCGCTTCCGCGTGCGCATCGAAAACGTGGCGCCCTTCCAGCAGCTCAAGTCCGGCCGCTTCGACACGAAGGTGAGCGGCACGTCACCGGGCCCGCTGGCCCCGGGTGACACCTACGAGTTCAGCTTCACCGCGGGCCGCAACCACCGGCTCTCTTTCGCCACCATGTTCGGCCAGTCCAATGACTGGTTCTTCGGCACCGAGCCGCAAGGCATCCCGCTCTACTCCGCGGACGGACAGCCGCTGACCGGGAACATCACCTCGCGCGTCATCCTCTGGGACGCGGGCACGGAGGTGGACGAGGAGCCCGCCGTGGGCGCGCACACCGGCCCGAAGCAGGGCACGTCCACGGATGGACCGGGC comes from Corallococcus macrosporus and encodes:
- a CDS encoding FAD-dependent oxidoreductase; protein product: MSQATLPVLVIGAGPTGLTLACDLARRGVRVRIVDAAPRPFVGSRGKGLQPRTLEVMDDLGVLDALLAAGSAYPRMRIHWRRFVVGRWSMMTPRAPTPDVPHPNGLLVPQARTEGILRDRLASLGVTVEFGTALTGFTQDGTGVTATLLRDGAEETVRAEYLVGADGGHSRVRKELGLSFHGVTHEEERMVVGDVCVDGLDRAHWHVWPFARGGMVALCPLPGTDRFQLALQVKPGDTVPELTEAAIHQRFQEGARPGVRLRLHDASWLSVYRPNARMVDRYRVGRVFIAGDAAHVHPPTGGQGLNTGVQDAYNLGWKLGHVLQGADPSLLDTYEAERLPVAAQVLGLSSKLFDGMRQGRMKAMKRGDEVRQLSLSYRGGPLALEAPGDTARVQAGDRAPDSPGVDAQGKPVRLSDRFRGPHWTLLAFGPGPSDLHARFGDTVRVVRVLPRGASPEAHALLDTDGHAHRTYDVAPGTGALILVRPDGYVGHASRPGDLAALERFLTPLLPRPSSRAIPSRHLGVTTAQPPA